The Sedimentisphaera salicampi genome includes a region encoding these proteins:
- a CDS encoding ATP-dependent helicase — MSHSFSFDQLTQSQKEAIEHKDGPLLIIAGPGSGKTRTVTCRIARLVEKGVSPWSICAITFTNKAADEMKQRVREMGVPRGTQISTFHSLCVRILREFADYAGIKSTFSIYSDAEQKTCIKEVIKASNQSTKNFPPAKILSYISNFKNDLFDPDEAHKMADNFQQKMVAKLYKRYQNRLVQNNALDFDDLLTKTAFLIKNYPDIRKRLSERYKYILVDEYQDTNHAQYQIAKGLALEHGNICVTGDPDQSIYRWRGADIRNIMAFEKDWPNARVVKLEENFRSCPAVLNLADRLISHNRERKEKNLKAVRSEKKDIVFSPFEDQREEGLSIAGKINELIQQGHNPNEIAVLYRTNSMSRSIEEAFIREKVPYLIVRGVEFYNRKEIRDMLAYLKLISNPSDSVALERIINTPARGIGKTTMERIKSYASKKGISLWQAACEADKVELLSKTAAAKVLEFTKMIRGFQNFCGQDSFAVSDLIEDIFESSGFKAALKKSSEQEDAVENIEELINNAAFFDAAQQEEGQLGGLDDYLQMISLYSDADAYDPGSGKVSLMTLHAAKGLEFDNVFIIGLEEGILPHERSSESESQLEEERRLFFVGITRARLNLFISQTKYRTIWGREIRTMPSKFIFECGLKTEKYSAVNDRIQESMRSSRKAEREFAGKGKPSGSPAYFAGQRVSHRKFGAGVVKEYLDLGENSVITVKFDKGQIKTLIQKYAKLECLD, encoded by the coding sequence ATGTCCCACTCATTCTCTTTTGACCAGCTAACCCAATCACAGAAAGAAGCAATAGAGCACAAGGATGGCCCTCTTCTGATAATAGCCGGCCCGGGCAGCGGGAAAACCCGTACTGTAACCTGCCGCATTGCAAGGCTTGTAGAGAAGGGCGTTTCGCCTTGGAGCATCTGCGCTATTACATTCACCAATAAAGCGGCTGATGAGATGAAGCAGAGGGTTCGCGAGATGGGCGTCCCGAGAGGCACGCAGATAAGCACGTTTCACTCACTTTGCGTTAGGATTCTTCGGGAGTTTGCCGATTACGCGGGCATTAAGAGTACTTTCAGCATTTATTCAGATGCCGAGCAGAAAACTTGTATCAAAGAAGTAATCAAGGCTAGCAATCAGTCCACAAAGAATTTTCCGCCTGCCAAAATCCTGTCATATATTTCAAACTTCAAAAACGACCTCTTCGATCCTGACGAAGCCCATAAAATGGCAGACAATTTTCAGCAGAAGATGGTGGCAAAATTATACAAGCGATACCAGAACCGCCTCGTACAAAACAACGCACTTGATTTTGACGATCTGCTCACTAAAACTGCATTTCTCATAAAGAATTATCCCGATATTCGAAAGCGTCTCAGCGAAAGATATAAATATATCCTCGTAGATGAGTATCAGGATACAAACCACGCCCAGTATCAAATCGCAAAAGGCCTTGCTCTCGAGCATGGCAATATCTGCGTAACAGGCGATCCAGACCAGTCTATTTATCGCTGGCGGGGAGCTGATATAAGGAATATTATGGCCTTCGAAAAAGACTGGCCAAATGCCAGAGTAGTAAAGCTGGAGGAGAATTTCCGGTCTTGCCCGGCAGTCCTTAACCTTGCAGACAGGCTCATATCGCACAACAGGGAAAGGAAAGAGAAAAATCTCAAGGCCGTCCGCAGTGAGAAGAAGGATATTGTTTTCTCGCCCTTTGAAGACCAGCGGGAAGAGGGACTCTCAATAGCCGGGAAGATTAACGAGCTTATCCAGCAGGGGCACAATCCCAATGAAATCGCCGTTCTGTACAGAACCAATTCTATGAGCCGCTCAATCGAAGAGGCATTCATACGTGAGAAAGTGCCCTATCTTATTGTTCGGGGAGTAGAGTTTTACAACAGAAAAGAAATTCGTGATATGCTTGCATATCTCAAGCTTATTTCTAACCCCTCTGACTCTGTTGCACTTGAACGGATAATAAATACGCCAGCGAGGGGCATAGGCAAAACTACAATGGAAAGGATCAAGAGTTATGCCTCGAAGAAGGGAATCTCCCTTTGGCAGGCCGCCTGTGAGGCAGACAAGGTGGAGCTTTTAAGCAAGACTGCGGCGGCAAAGGTTTTAGAATTTACGAAGATGATAAGAGGCTTTCAGAATTTTTGTGGGCAGGATAGCTTTGCAGTTTCAGATTTAATAGAAGATATATTCGAATCCTCGGGTTTTAAAGCCGCCCTTAAAAAATCCTCAGAGCAGGAGGATGCTGTTGAAAATATAGAGGAGCTCATAAACAACGCCGCATTTTTCGATGCTGCTCAGCAGGAGGAAGGACAGCTCGGCGGCCTCGATGACTATCTTCAGATGATCTCGCTATACAGCGATGCGGATGCTTACGACCCGGGAAGCGGAAAGGTTTCTCTTATGACTCTCCACGCCGCTAAGGGCTTGGAGTTTGACAACGTATTTATAATTGGGCTCGAAGAGGGCATACTTCCCCATGAGAGAAGCAGTGAGTCAGAATCTCAGCTCGAGGAAGAGCGAAGGCTGTTTTTCGTTGGGATCACTCGGGCAAGGCTAAATCTCTTTATAAGTCAGACGAAATATCGAACTATATGGGGCAGGGAAATAAGAACTATGCCTTCAAAGTTTATCTTTGAATGCGGTCTTAAAACCGAAAAATATTCTGCTGTAAACGATAGAATTCAAGAAAGCATGCGGAGCTCCCGGAAAGCTGAAAGAGAATTTG
- a CDS encoding ABC transporter permease: MMMRNIRIIALNTFSQLIRMKVAVIVILLLLALIPFMAVQAVGDGTLLGKLQTFSSYGISLVSLLLCMLTITLSCYALSSDIRNKQIFSLATKPVQRYEILLGKFGGVMIVNLVFLLVFGSISYFLTVSLPKYTEADAQELEQVEDEFFNARTGVTPKMDETKFREEARKEYSRLRSEGQVPQDKTMREYINEYVNQKKYQAVSVAAGEMKDWTFTGLNPQDKQNGSIYLRFKYEASTPPPDNMIAGRWLIGDKRQLEQAKKVQTPIYDSYVRKDAVKTFHEIKIPASVVPEDGQLTVEFQNLYFNKTTVIPREIELLYKSGSFGMNYFKANVLILIRLFFLAAMGIFLTTWLSFPVAIFVSLVVYFTGMVNGFIVGAIDSLTQGVGLFYMFTVKPLLHLLPSFDGQSNPSGKILSARMIGSLFLLEKTGITIILKSGGLLAAGALVFNRRELAKVTV, from the coding sequence ATGATGATGCGTAATATTCGCATTATTGCTCTTAACACCTTCTCGCAGCTTATCAGGATGAAGGTGGCGGTAATTGTTATTCTACTGCTGCTCGCACTTATCCCGTTTATGGCTGTACAGGCGGTCGGAGACGGGACGCTTCTCGGTAAGCTTCAAACCTTCTCGAGCTACGGCATTTCGCTTGTGAGCCTTCTTCTTTGTATGCTTACAATCACCCTCTCCTGCTACGCCCTTTCAAGCGATATCAGGAATAAGCAGATATTCAGCCTCGCTACAAAGCCCGTTCAGAGATATGAAATTCTCCTCGGCAAATTTGGCGGGGTAATGATTGTGAATCTGGTATTTTTATTAGTGTTCGGGAGCATATCATATTTCCTTACAGTGAGCCTGCCTAAATATACTGAAGCTGACGCGCAGGAACTTGAGCAGGTAGAGGATGAATTCTTCAATGCAAGAACCGGTGTTACGCCAAAAATGGATGAAACGAAGTTCCGCGAAGAGGCCAGAAAAGAATACTCACGCTTACGCAGCGAGGGGCAGGTCCCGCAGGATAAAACCATGCGGGAATACATAAATGAGTATGTTAATCAGAAGAAGTATCAGGCGGTTTCTGTTGCGGCCGGAGAAATGAAAGACTGGACTTTCACAGGCTTAAATCCGCAGGACAAACAAAACGGTTCTATTTATCTGAGATTTAAGTACGAAGCCTCTACGCCGCCGCCGGATAATATGATAGCGGGCAGGTGGCTGATTGGTGATAAACGACAGCTGGAACAGGCTAAAAAGGTGCAGACTCCGATTTATGACAGCTATGTGAGGAAAGATGCAGTTAAAACATTCCACGAGATCAAAATTCCTGCATCGGTTGTGCCGGAAGACGGGCAGCTTACGGTTGAATTCCAGAATTTATATTTCAATAAAACAACAGTAATACCGAGGGAAATAGAGCTGCTCTATAAATCCGGCTCATTTGGAATGAACTACTTCAAAGCCAATGTTCTGATTTTAATCCGGCTTTTCTTCCTCGCAGCCATGGGAATCTTCCTTACAACATGGCTTTCGTTTCCTGTAGCGATATTCGTATCTCTTGTGGTATATTTTACCGGAATGGTAAACGGATTTATAGTTGGGGCGATAGATTCGCTTACTCAAGGAGTAGGGCTTTTCTATATGTTTACCGTTAAGCCCCTGCTTCACCTTCTGCCCAGTTTCGACGGGCAGAGCAATCCATCCGGCAAGATACTCTCTGCACGGATGATAGGCTCTCTGTTCCTTTTGGAGAAAACAGGCATAACGATAATTCTTAAGTCCGGCGGGCTTTTGGCTGCCGGCGCACTTGTATTCAACAGACGCGAGCTGGCTAAAGTAACCGTGTAA
- a CDS encoding ABC transporter ATP-binding protein gives MSEQYAIETISLTKAFKDWWGRTKVLAVDDLNLKIKRNEVYGLLGPNGSGKSTTIKVLLSLLHPTKGKSFILGGDSREKRIAERIGFLPEESYLYKYLSAKETLKFYGNLFGIPSKVLNMRIESLLDMVGLSAVANRPIGTFSKGMQRRIGLAQALVNDPDVLILDEPTSGLDPIGTRQIKDLIKKLAGRGKTVLMCSHLLADVEDVCDRICVLYGGRVQCEGIVKDLLRQTGKKQIIAENIQEEALEQACSVIQQAGGSCEVSSPQFRLEDLFIEVVEKAQNEKVATGGAYSTGKIGSFLGEKQQEDKTDKVLDELVSADVAKQEETEKTRPEPETRQAEPEENKQVLSELVKEDESKEEKTKQADDELTPAKEEKKKQKPVKDDVLKDLMGDDDA, from the coding sequence TTGAGTGAGCAATATGCAATAGAAACAATATCTCTTACCAAGGCTTTCAAAGACTGGTGGGGCAGAACCAAGGTTCTGGCAGTGGATGATCTGAACCTCAAGATAAAACGAAATGAGGTTTACGGTCTGCTCGGTCCCAACGGTTCCGGTAAGAGCACAACAATAAAGGTTCTCTTGTCTCTGCTTCATCCGACGAAGGGCAAATCCTTTATACTCGGCGGAGACAGCAGGGAGAAACGCATTGCAGAGCGTATAGGATTTCTGCCTGAAGAATCTTATCTGTACAAGTATCTTTCGGCAAAAGAAACTTTGAAATTCTATGGCAATCTTTTCGGCATACCTTCAAAGGTCCTTAATATGCGTATTGAATCCCTGCTGGATATGGTAGGGCTTTCGGCAGTTGCCAACAGGCCTATAGGTACATTTTCAAAGGGAATGCAGAGAAGGATCGGTCTCGCTCAGGCTTTAGTAAATGATCCTGACGTTCTGATCCTTGATGAACCAACTTCCGGACTGGATCCAATCGGTACAAGACAGATAAAAGATTTGATCAAAAAGCTGGCCGGACGCGGGAAAACAGTGCTTATGTGCAGCCATCTGCTTGCTGATGTTGAGGACGTTTGCGATAGGATATGTGTTTTGTACGGCGGAAGAGTGCAGTGCGAGGGGATTGTTAAAGACCTTCTCAGGCAGACTGGAAAGAAACAGATTATAGCCGAGAATATTCAGGAAGAAGCTTTGGAGCAGGCTTGCAGTGTGATACAGCAGGCCGGCGGGTCTTGCGAGGTAAGCTCTCCTCAGTTCCGCCTTGAGGATCTCTTTATAGAGGTTGTAGAGAAGGCGCAGAATGAAAAAGTGGCAACAGGCGGAGCGTACAGCACTGGTAAAATCGGCAGCTTCCTTGGGGAAAAACAGCAGGAAGATAAAACTGATAAAGTGCTTGATGAGCTTGTCTCAGCAGATGTTGCAAAACAGGAAGAAACCGAAAAAACACGCCCTGAACCAGAAACAAGGCAGGCCGAACCTGAGGAGAATAAGCAGGTGTTGAGCGAACTTGTTAAGGAAGATGAATCTAAAGAAGAAAAGACAAAACAGGCAGATGATGAGCTAACTCCCGCCAAGGAAGAAAAGAAAAAGCAGAAACCGGTAAAAGATGATGTTTTGAAGGATTTGATGGGGGATGATGATGCGTAA
- a CDS encoding heavy metal translocating P-type ATPase codes for MAHDHLHIEQLEFDNQEGLKEAGKVRRVSLALIATLAGGVLLLNSYLSGLPFLYGADSPVVELSAMFGAILLGLPVIIHSVKNIIKGQMHMDELVALAIIAAFATGQYKEAGIVSFFLLLSELMETRTALGARASIESLIKLTPKRAVKVESNGEEKEVKVSELSKDDVIRIRPGDNVAADGEVISGLTSINEATITGESLPVDKVPGMQVFAGTTNLTGGIDVKVTKVGSQTTLGKVQELIMQAEKTKIPIMRIMDKYIKWYIPTILMIAAIAWFFTKHLDRSIAVLVVSCPCALILATPTAMVAAISAAARLGIFVKNVADLEIAGKLTSMVFDKTGTLTTGRLYVTKLEPAEGVEPADLLRTAASAEKMSKHPAARALMGLAKEANVSLQESESFEEVPGKGVQAVVEGSKVLIGRDSFLKDSSIDLSVVSDPALHEEEGFSTLYIAKDGVCLGWIGMQDKTRPEAREAVKKLLDSGLKRVTMLTGDRKEVANRVASELGCTDFRASCLPQDKLSIVRKIRDEGHVVAVIGDGINDAPALAEGDLGIAMGAAGSDVAINSASIALMNNDLERLPFLVNLSRKTRTVITQNLLFGSLFIVIGIALTLSGIVSAALAAPLHFVGSLFVIFNSARLVRYGEYLDTHEAVVARDKISVGEENNNE; via the coding sequence ATGGCACATGACCACCTTCATATAGAACAATTAGAGTTTGATAATCAGGAAGGGCTCAAGGAAGCGGGAAAGGTTCGCAGAGTCAGCCTTGCACTGATTGCTACCTTGGCCGGCGGAGTGCTCCTGCTGAACAGCTATCTCAGCGGCCTGCCTTTCTTATACGGGGCAGACAGTCCTGTTGTTGAACTAAGCGCAATGTTCGGCGCTATCCTGCTCGGTCTTCCGGTGATAATTCATTCCGTGAAGAATATAATCAAAGGCCAAATGCATATGGATGAGCTTGTTGCGCTTGCGATTATCGCTGCATTTGCAACAGGTCAGTATAAAGAGGCTGGTATTGTATCTTTCTTCCTTCTGCTCAGCGAGCTTATGGAAACAAGAACTGCCCTCGGGGCAAGAGCCTCAATCGAATCCCTGATAAAGCTTACACCGAAAAGGGCGGTTAAGGTAGAATCAAACGGCGAAGAGAAGGAAGTTAAGGTATCCGAGCTCAGCAAGGATGATGTAATACGTATCCGTCCGGGCGATAATGTAGCCGCAGACGGCGAGGTTATATCAGGCCTTACAAGCATAAACGAAGCCACTATCACTGGCGAGTCTCTGCCTGTTGATAAAGTTCCGGGAATGCAGGTCTTCGCAGGTACAACAAATCTTACTGGCGGGATTGATGTTAAGGTTACTAAGGTAGGCTCTCAGACCACTCTTGGCAAGGTTCAAGAGCTGATAATGCAGGCAGAGAAAACCAAAATCCCTATTATGAGGATTATGGATAAGTATATAAAGTGGTACATACCCACGATCCTGATGATAGCAGCTATAGCTTGGTTTTTCACCAAACACCTTGACAGGTCTATAGCGGTTCTTGTTGTCTCCTGTCCGTGCGCCCTTATTCTTGCAACACCTACAGCTATGGTAGCAGCAATATCAGCTGCAGCAAGGCTCGGTATTTTCGTGAAAAACGTTGCAGACCTTGAGATTGCCGGTAAGCTCACTTCAATGGTGTTCGATAAAACAGGTACGCTGACCACAGGCCGGCTGTATGTAACAAAGCTTGAGCCTGCTGAAGGGGTGGAACCGGCAGATCTGCTTCGAACCGCAGCCTCTGCCGAGAAGATGAGTAAGCACCCGGCAGCAAGGGCCTTGATGGGGCTTGCTAAAGAGGCTAACGTTTCTCTGCAGGAAAGCGAGAGCTTTGAAGAAGTTCCGGGTAAAGGGGTTCAGGCTGTCGTAGAGGGCAGCAAGGTTCTTATTGGCAGAGACAGCTTCCTCAAAGACAGCAGCATTGATCTTTCGGTTGTATCCGACCCTGCCCTTCACGAAGAAGAGGGCTTCAGCACACTTTACATAGCTAAAGATGGGGTTTGCCTCGGCTGGATAGGTATGCAGGATAAGACAAGGCCCGAGGCCAGAGAAGCTGTAAAAAAACTGCTCGATTCAGGCCTCAAGCGAGTTACTATGCTCACTGGAGACCGTAAAGAAGTGGCGAACAGAGTGGCATCTGAGCTGGGTTGTACAGATTTCAGAGCCAGCTGCCTGCCTCAGGACAAGCTCTCAATCGTTCGTAAAATCAGAGATGAAGGCCATGTGGTTGCGGTAATCGGAGATGGAATCAATGATGCCCCAGCTCTTGCTGAAGGCGATCTGGGAATCGCAATGGGAGCAGCAGGAAGTGATGTGGCGATCAACTCAGCCTCCATCGCACTGATGAACAACGACCTTGAAAGGCTTCCTTTCCTTGTGAACCTTTCCAGAAAAACAAGGACAGTTATCACGCAGAACCTGCTTTTCGGGAGTCTCTTTATTGTTATAGGCATCGCCCTTACACTCTCAGGCATTGTTTCAGCGGCTCTTGCAGCTCCGCTTCATTTTGTCGGTTCACTTTTCGTAATCTTCAACAGCGCCCGCTTAGTTCGCTACGGCGAATATCTAGACACACACGAAGCTGTTGTGGCCCGTGATAAAATCAGCGTCGGGGAAGAAAATAATAATGAATAA
- the hflK gene encoding protease modulator HflK, translated as MNEIENKNPENKQDITAGMDSGSKALADALKISFAVLKLIMIVLIILFFASGVYTVEKNEKAIVLRFGKVVRDASGTALKEPGLHWALPYPIDEIVKVPVTATQKLEIDDFWYFDPEQGSRPGRTLNPIRDGYCLTRNEEVQGYEDQLATDYNIVHCKWQLNWTIEDDPYAFFRNVKVRPVKPGELYRDVISESVEPLLTTVTDDAIVRTLAKYSIDQAVTTSKSNITREVTALVQERLRELSTGIRVRDMQILKITWPRQVDQAFLASIKAGQNRSSIETEAWTYYEKTLNEAGGPRAEESLEVLLDESSTEAEIRMAYSDLTGQASKNLSEARSYKTKVIETAKANANYLRQLLPEYRKRPELVIERIYQDNMEQILDTVDEKIIVQPAKEGKEREFRVLINRNPSIKDKKSGSDENQNGNQ; from the coding sequence ATGAATGAGATAGAAAATAAAAACCCTGAAAATAAGCAGGACATTACAGCTGGTATGGATTCAGGCAGCAAGGCGCTCGCTGATGCGCTTAAGATAAGCTTTGCTGTTCTAAAGCTCATAATGATTGTTCTTATAATCCTGTTTTTTGCCTCAGGAGTTTATACAGTAGAAAAAAATGAAAAGGCAATAGTTCTGCGTTTCGGCAAGGTGGTTCGTGACGCGTCAGGAACTGCTCTCAAAGAACCCGGACTTCACTGGGCTCTTCCCTATCCGATTGATGAGATTGTCAAGGTTCCGGTAACAGCTACGCAAAAACTCGAGATCGATGATTTCTGGTATTTTGACCCCGAACAGGGCAGCAGGCCCGGACGAACCCTCAATCCGATAAGAGACGGTTACTGCCTCACGCGAAATGAAGAGGTGCAGGGCTATGAAGACCAGCTTGCAACCGACTATAACATCGTCCACTGCAAATGGCAGCTGAACTGGACAATCGAAGACGACCCTTACGCATTTTTCAGAAATGTAAAAGTACGCCCTGTAAAGCCAGGAGAGCTCTATAGAGACGTTATCTCCGAGAGCGTTGAGCCGTTGCTTACAACAGTAACTGATGATGCAATAGTGCGTACGCTGGCAAAATACAGCATTGATCAGGCCGTTACAACATCGAAATCCAATATCACACGGGAAGTTACTGCACTAGTCCAGGAAAGGCTCAGAGAGCTTTCAACGGGCATTAGAGTTCGAGATATGCAGATCCTGAAAATAACTTGGCCACGTCAGGTTGATCAGGCTTTCCTTGCATCGATAAAGGCCGGACAGAACCGAAGCAGCATTGAAACTGAAGCTTGGACCTATTACGAGAAGACCCTCAACGAAGCAGGCGGCCCGAGAGCGGAAGAATCGCTTGAGGTGCTTCTTGATGAAAGCTCCACAGAGGCAGAAATTCGTATGGCGTATTCAGACCTCACAGGTCAGGCCAGCAAGAACCTCAGCGAGGCACGGTCTTACAAGACTAAGGTGATTGAAACCGCAAAGGCAAACGCAAATTATCTAAGGCAGCTCCTTCCAGAATACAGGAAGAGGCCGGAGCTCGTGATAGAGAGGATCTATCAGGATAATATGGAACAAATATTGGACACTGTTGACGAAAAGATTATCGTTCAGCCCGCAAAAGAGGGCAAAGAGAGAGAATTCAGGGTGCTGATAAACAGAAACCCCTCAATCAAAGATAAGAAAAGCGGCAGTGATGAAAACCAGAATGGCAATCAGTAA
- the hflC gene encoding protease modulator HflC codes for MRRLPKLILVTAIVVLLGFKLCSYQVRETESALITRFGKPIAEKTEPGLYFKLPTPFDVVHKFDSRLQVFEGQQEETTTKGGEPVIITPYMIWKISQPQHFFERVSTDVEVQKFLLSQLRNHANAVVGKHYFSEFVNTDPDKIKFDQIENELLQALKESTEDEYGITVDSVGIKKLELNEEVTQAVFERMRADRQRKKEDILGEGRSTATRIRTDADKKKQQLLAAVESRVIAIKGEGDAGAAKYYKMLQDDPELAMYLRDLEALAKILENRSTVVLGAETDPMKLLREVPELESSKPKDSKASQQDSENKEK; via the coding sequence ATGAGAAGATTACCAAAGCTGATTCTTGTAACAGCAATCGTAGTGCTGCTTGGATTCAAGCTGTGCAGCTATCAGGTCAGGGAAACAGAGTCTGCATTGATAACGAGGTTCGGAAAACCTATAGCGGAAAAAACCGAACCCGGGCTCTACTTCAAACTCCCCACGCCGTTTGATGTTGTCCATAAATTCGATTCCCGCCTGCAGGTCTTTGAAGGCCAGCAGGAGGAAACAACAACTAAAGGCGGCGAGCCGGTTATCATTACTCCTTATATGATCTGGAAGATCTCTCAGCCCCAGCACTTCTTTGAGAGAGTTTCAACTGACGTTGAGGTGCAGAAGTTTCTTTTGAGCCAGCTTCGAAATCATGCCAATGCAGTGGTAGGAAAGCATTATTTCAGCGAGTTTGTGAACACTGATCCGGACAAGATCAAATTCGATCAGATTGAAAATGAACTTCTCCAGGCACTCAAGGAATCCACCGAAGACGAATACGGCATTACTGTGGATTCAGTGGGCATTAAGAAGCTTGAACTCAATGAAGAGGTAACACAAGCAGTCTTTGAGAGAATGCGTGCGGACAGGCAGCGCAAGAAGGAAGATATTCTTGGCGAAGGCCGCTCAACTGCTACGAGAATCAGAACTGATGCCGACAAGAAAAAGCAGCAGCTTCTGGCCGCTGTTGAGTCCCGCGTGATTGCTATCAAAGGTGAGGGTGATGCCGGAGCAGCAAAGTATTATAAGATGCTTCAGGACGACCCGGAACTTGCCATGTATTTAAGGGATCTGGAAGCTCTTGCCAAGATTCTTGAGAATAGGTCAACTGTTGTTCTCGGGGCAGAAACTGATCCAATGAAACTGCTTCGCGAGGTGCCCGAGCTAGAGTCTTCCAAACCAAAAGACTCCAAGGCGTCTCAGCAAGATAGTGAAAACAAAGAAAAGTAA
- a CDS encoding SPFH domain-containing protein: MKDSSRKAMNVALGGLILSLIGFLGCLLTGIITSILPVQFIAWHLLGAAIIWLYLIIYYHNFGLAEREKRDEAILKSQDETIFQDSQQRQAMFSVARKRFKIFQRWGGIVFSVLSAAYSITIGLWLISRLRETSELVGKNPLAGASAMIVAWFASFLLAKYASGMSSEKDWQPLRAGGSYLISSSAGSLIVAIALGIRFFHYDLPIVAASWIVPVIMLLFGAETILNTVLDIYRPRIKGAYHRPGLDSRLLGIISQPGSMLHTAASTIDYQFGFKVSQTWFYRLLEKAILPLLFLLILCMYLMSCFVVVGPGKKAAIEHLGSTDNGRRIVGPGMHFKWPAPFDKAYIHDTERIQQLNIGIMNAPDINEETDEIVKKPLLWGQKHQEVEFRLVVATESSKNISNEDAPPVSLIVAAVPVQYRVKDLYQFLYNHKDPEVILKNVSYREIARYMASAKLETDIFGGDIQDNESVLGAGRKEASEELTQIIQTRADELGLGVEIVTVGLQGIHPPLDVASDYEEVIGAVQKRQESILSALAERNKTLTELGGSLEQVNGLYKMLSDYEQEKDELSESARKERLAELDKAFLEARGQIAEKIFDAEQYAFKKKRLSKASGERFKSQLKAYRAAPKIYLQNERLLTLERSLEDVRKYIVVSGEGDSEVMIVDLKQKLNPDIYDLELPEE, from the coding sequence ATGAAAGACTCCTCCAGAAAGGCGATGAACGTTGCTCTCGGCGGACTGATCCTGTCTTTGATAGGCTTTTTGGGATGCCTGCTTACCGGAATTATTACAAGCATCCTTCCGGTGCAGTTTATAGCCTGGCATCTGCTCGGCGCAGCAATTATATGGCTCTACTTAATTATCTATTACCACAACTTTGGCCTTGCAGAACGTGAAAAGCGCGATGAGGCTATCCTAAAATCTCAGGATGAGACAATCTTTCAGGATTCCCAGCAAAGACAGGCTATGTTCTCTGTCGCACGCAAGCGGTTCAAAATATTTCAGCGGTGGGGAGGCATCGTTTTTTCCGTTCTCTCAGCCGCATACAGCATAACAATCGGCCTCTGGCTCATATCCAGACTCAGAGAAACGAGTGAATTAGTTGGAAAGAACCCCCTTGCAGGGGCATCGGCTATGATAGTAGCATGGTTTGCAAGCTTCCTTCTCGCTAAGTACGCCTCAGGGATGTCTTCTGAAAAAGACTGGCAGCCATTAAGGGCAGGAGGCAGCTATCTGATTTCTTCCTCAGCCGGCTCGCTTATTGTGGCAATAGCCCTTGGAATACGGTTTTTCCATTATGATCTGCCCATAGTTGCAGCAAGCTGGATTGTACCTGTAATTATGCTCCTTTTTGGAGCCGAGACTATTTTGAACACAGTTCTGGATATCTATCGTCCAAGAATCAAAGGTGCCTATCACAGGCCGGGCTTAGACAGCCGCCTGCTTGGTATTATCAGCCAGCCGGGGAGTATGCTTCATACAGCGGCAAGCACAATTGATTATCAGTTCGGCTTTAAGGTATCCCAGACTTGGTTCTACAGGCTTCTTGAAAAGGCAATCCTTCCGCTTCTTTTCCTGCTTATTTTGTGCATGTATCTGATGAGCTGTTTTGTGGTTGTAGGTCCGGGTAAAAAGGCAGCGATCGAACATCTCGGCTCTACAGACAACGGCAGAAGGATAGTAGGCCCGGGGATGCACTTCAAATGGCCTGCGCCTTTCGACAAGGCATATATTCACGATACTGAAAGAATTCAGCAGCTCAATATCGGCATTATGAATGCCCCAGATATAAATGAAGAAACCGATGAGATTGTTAAAAAGCCCCTTCTTTGGGGACAGAAGCACCAGGAAGTCGAATTCCGTCTCGTTGTTGCAACCGAATCTTCCAAGAATATCAGCAATGAGGATGCGCCCCCTGTAAGTTTGATAGTAGCCGCAGTTCCGGTACAGTACAGGGTGAAAGACCTCTACCAATTCTTATACAACCATAAAGATCCCGAAGTTATCCTGAAAAATGTGTCTTACAGAGAGATTGCACGATATATGGCAAGTGCCAAGCTCGAAACGGATATCTTCGGCGGCGATATACAGGATAATGAAAGCGTGCTCGGTGCTGGCAGAAAAGAAGCCAGCGAAGAGCTGACACAAATTATACAGACAAGAGCTGATGAGCTCGGGCTCGGTGTTGAGATTGTAACAGTGGGCCTTCAGGGCATTCATCCCCCGCTCGATGTGGCCTCAGATTATGAAGAGGTTATAGGGGCAGTCCAGAAGAGGCAGGAATCAATACTTTCAGCCCTTGCCGAGAGGAACAAAACACTTACCGAGCTGGGCGGATCACTAGAGCAGGTAAATGGTCTCTATAAAATGCTTTCTGATTATGAGCAGGAGAAGGACGAGTTGTCTGAGTCTGCACGTAAAGAAAGGCTTGCTGAGCTCGATAAGGCTTTCCTTGAGGCTCGGGGACAGATTGCTGAAAAGATCTTTGATGCAGAGCAGTATGCTTTCAAGAAGAAGCGTCTTTCAAAGGCCTCCGGCGAAAGGTTCAAGAGCCAGCTTAAGGCTTACAGGGCAGCGCCAAAGATTTACCTGCAGAATGAAAGACTGCTAACTCTGGAAAGGTCTCTTGAAGATGTCAGGAAGTACATCGTTGTTTCCGGGGAAGGCGACAGCGAGGTTATGATTGTTGATCTCAAGCAGAAGCTCAACCCCGATATATACGACTTAGAGCTACCTGAGGAATAA